The nucleotide window ctttgtagaccaggctggcctcaaactcatagagatccacctgcctctgactcctgagtgctcagattaatggtatgcaccaccactgcagaaatctttttaattattaaattccAACCACAATTGCACTTTGAAAAACTCATTCTGGTGATCTTATATATTCAAAAGGAGAACTGTGAGCCCAAAAACTTCATTTCATAAAAGTAGGGTTCATTAATAATAATTGTACTTTAGGTTTAAGGTATGAGTGCCAACACTTATTTTAGGCTAATCTATGTACTTCTAAACCTCTGTATGTGCAGTTCTCCAAGACAGTTTTcatttggatttaaaaaaaatgttctcaatTCTTTTGGATAACAATGTTGGCAAATAGAGGATAGAATAACAACTGTAGATACCAGGTTGTAAAGCATCTCTAGACAGACACTAGAAAGAAGCAAAAGGAACTTAGCATTGGAGGATATAGCTGTTGGGTTTGCTACAGATCCATCTTTTGTCTGTATAGACCCTGGCACTGCTGATCCAGTTGTTGTTCAGGTAGGCATAGTCTTCCTCTCCTCGGATGGGAACtctgaaaataaacataatagaTCTGCAGAGGCCATAACTGTATTTGCTCCTCAGTAAATTATTTCTTATCTCCATTGTTTATTTGTTATATGAATCAAAGGCAGAATCCAATACAATCATCTGCACTAGTTTTGTACCTACTGTCTTTTACATTCTCAGGGTTTGGTTTGAACACAGTAATTTAGACATTCATCCAAGTTGAACCAACCCTTCAATGTGTGTACAAAGGATTTAACTAGTGGTTGCTACTCAGTTCAAATTGACTACAGTCATAGGTAGCCTCACTGAGGGTTATTTACAATTCTGTTTTGAAGCATTTCACATatggaaaaaaatcacttcttaGTAAATTGCTGAATGGACTTTAATGATGGACAAGACTGGATCCAATATAATGGCTCCATTCAAAACAACTATGCTCATAGTCAGAAATTGTCTTGGGTGCTCTCTAGTTAGATTTTAGAGGAAGTTTCCAAGGCCTTGAAGCCTCTGCTTCTGTGAACAGATGCAGCCATACATACACTGGACTGATGGGTCTCAGGCTGGCCCTTCTGCAGTGACTTCTTGAAGTCTCAGGGCTCTCATTTCCCATCTAATGTTATTTCCACATTCCACACAGAACATTTCTCAACAACAACGAAATTTAAATTAGTGATGGAGCAGACAATAGCTACCCCAGATGCCATCATCATGCTAAAGATTTTGAGGAAAATCACACTAAGTAAAGGTTTTGAAAATGATGACCAATATACCTCTGAGGCAGTACAGCTGGCTTCACATGACACAGCCATTCCTCTCTAATAGGCACAACTCACACACTTCACAACAAATGATCACAGTAGAAGGAAAGTGGTTTGAAAACATACGAGCTGTTATATTCCGTGTTGTCCATCCACCTCAAAGGGTGCTCTGGTGACTCTCTGTGCAGGCCGATCCAGTAGTGAAAGGTCCCTTTGTATCTGTTTATGAAATTCTGTAATAAAATATGGGAAGCATATATATGTGTCTCTTTGTTTCAGATGACCGTTCAGTGTCCCCATGAGACAGCTTCCTCATTAGATGACAAGAGGGTGTGCCTGAGAGTCACCAACTTTCGAGCCATAGTTCTCAGTGGATACAGTTGACAGTCATAATTAAGTACCTAATTTGAATTAAATTACCGAGTTTAATGATATATTCCTCTGTGGCTGGGATAGTTCCCGGTTAAGCCTCTCCTTGCAGTTATTAACAGTTGTCACCTTAGGATGTAGCATTTGCTAGCTTAGAGAAAATGCTCATCAACAGCAGGTATCTCAATAAAATGGCATATCCAAACTTCGGGATTGACTATGAGCACTACATGAGAAAATGATTCTTGAATGTCTCAGGGCTCCAATCAGAAGTGCTACCACAAGCAAATGGCACACACTCACAAGTTTTCCATGTCTCCATCTGCAAGGGGTGGGTTCCTTCCTCATATTTCAACTTTAACCAGCCTATCTCCAGGCAATACATGTTCaactgaacaaaaacaaaacaattcctgATCCTTTCTTACCAGCTCCTCCATGTTGTCAAATCGAGCTAGCTGGGCCTCCAGTGCCATGCAGAAGTTCTGACTGAATGTCCAGTTACTTGtgtcttcagaaaaataaaaacatctactTCCAAATTCAATCCAGCCTCTTGGGCAAGGAGCATGGGTATTTTTGATTGAGTCCTCTTCTCGCCTCCTTACTAAAATTTGGacaataaaatgaattataacAAGAATTGGCATAGCCTACTAAGCTCAGATGTGAGGTGTGATTTTGACTGTAGTTTTCCTAACTGATCTGTAGGAGTCTTCTCCTTAGGATGATGGACCTTGCGCTAATGGTGTCCCAGCTCGGGCCTGTACCCCAATCTCTCTCAAGTGCTCACTGACAATAAGGCACACAGGAAATGAGTTTCTATAATACCATCACTTTTTGTACTTTATTCACTGCAATAGGGGTTGCTAAAGCAACAATTACTTTGTACAGACACCTACTTTGACAGTCAGCCTGATAACTGAGATATCAGTGAGGACTATTGGGAAGGCAGTGTATACAGTGTAGACCTGTTGCAATAAGGGATTGCTCATATGTTGGAATACATGCTGGCTCATTAGCGATCACAGTCTGCCATAGCCTAGCAGCTTTCTCTCTAAGCTTGACAATATggagcttcctccttcctcaacaaagcttcctgctttctatctatccttatctggagaatgtccctGGGCCTGGAGAACTGACCTTATCTGAAAATCTCTAAACCAGAGGCCTGTCTTTAAAACCAGATGCTTGATTCATCTTTAGCTTGACCCTTGATACAGAGCCTTGCTAAGAAGACTTATGTTAGAAACTCTATTTGAAAGGACCCTACTGCCACATACCAAATCTTGTGATAGGACCACACCACGGTTTGTCTCTAGGTTCCTTAATCCTATATATTCCTTAGACATTGAATAAAGTAGAGCTAATTCACTTAAGTCTATCTCCCAGAGGCCTCCTTTCATCTGTGCTCATGGGCTGTATACAAAACATTCTGTTACcccttctttatattttccctctCAACTTGGTGGCCAACAGGCCAAgaggacccccccacacacacacacacagatggcaaCAACATAAGACTTCTATTACACTATTCTGAACAGTGTAATTCTAAAATCCTATAAAAGGATTACCTCAAAAACCTTTCATTGAATACTTTCCAAAATACAGTTGACCATGGGAAATGGCATGATAGGTAACTGGAGGGGGGAGGTGCTGTATCATCTCTGTTCTCACATTTCCTTGAACTTTCTTCTTTGGGAATTGCTTCCCTTGTTCTCTACGTTCAATAGTTCCCCAAGATAGACATATGTCTCCTGCATCTCTCTAGATGTTACTAAATGCCATTTTCCCAGGGAATGAATCATTTTCTTATGCAGTGCCTGGTCTCCTGTGCATATTATAGCCCATGCTCTTCCTTCTCTGCATCTTCTGGCTAGACCCTAATatcccagagaacaggaacatccagtctgttttctcttctgcccTTCACACAGTGCCTGGCTCACAGTGCTCAGTAAGTGCTGGAAGCAAAggcctgtattttgagatctgcattttggttacagccatcttaagctcacaatttaagaaaaatatttaccacTATCCCCTCTGCAGGGTCTAGGAAATCAACCTGGTGTCTTATCTCCTAGCAGAGACCTGCAGGAACCAGGCTCCAGAACTCATTAGCATTTTCCTTGGTTAGTCAACAAttacagaccctcagtatttacttatcagctagggatgtttccagacctgaattccagcagacctgagttcctgacacccttcccttccctctaacACCTTTCCCTTCCCACCCTTTGCCCATTTGCTATTTAACAGCTTCTGAGAAAATAATAAACGGAATGGCTtgatcagaaatcctgtcttgccgTCATTCCTCGtgtctcttgtctcctttcattcctctccactaggtttatcagggacccccGTTCATATCCCACAGGTCAGGATAAGTAAGTGCAACTGACAGTGTGGATGTGGACAGAATGCTGCAGGATCTGGAGAATGTCACTCACCTGACAATGACAGAGCCACAGAAAGTGCAATTACAGCTCCAGTGAGGACAATGATCACTGCATAGCAGCAGTGAAGCCTAGTAGGACACACAGAGGGGATGATTCTgacacattttctttcaagctTTGTAcctggaaaatataaatataagatcAATTTCAAGAATCTTTCAGGGAAAAGCTGTATTTACTCAGAATTATCTGTAGATTTGACTTACAGCCCTCCTCTGAAAATACCCTTCTCAGAATGTTCAGGTCTGGAAATGATGtctttgaaaagtagaaaaaagggAGTAGAAGTGTTGCCATGGAGTCTTCTAGTTATTGAACTAAGAAACAATAAAGAGCTAAGAAACAGAAAGTGTGAAGATcaggatgaaaaagaaataacaacaataaaacaccTGTGGAGCTAGTTCCTAAAGAATAGACTGGTTAGAAATGAGGGAAACACTGTGGGAGTTGGAGGTGGCAGGGATCAGCAAGATGTTGGAGATCCAGAGAGCTGAGAGGTTAAAAGCAGTTGTTGTTCTTCTAGAATTTGGCTCCCAGCTTCCACATGGGACAGCTT belongs to Microtus pennsylvanicus isolate mMicPen1 chromosome 8, mMicPen1.hap1, whole genome shotgun sequence and includes:
- the LOC142855692 gene encoding C-type lectin domain family 2 member D11-like; amino-acid sequence: MGTKLERKCVRIIPSVCPTRLHCCYAVIIVLTGAVIALSVALSLSVRRREEDSIKNTHAPCPRGWIEFGSRCFYFSEDTSNWTFSQNFCMALEAQLARFDNMEELNFINRYKGTFHYWIGLHRESPEHPLRWMDNTEYNSSVPIRGEEDYAYLNNNWISSARVYTDKRWICSKPNSYILQC